The following proteins come from a genomic window of Candidatus Caccoplasma merdavium:
- a CDS encoding ABC transporter ATP-binding protein, whose amino-acid sequence MENNIVIRTDELTKMFGDFTAVDHITFDVKRGEIFGFLGANGAGKTTAMRMLCGLSRPTSGSGSVAGFDIARQSEEVKKNIGYMSQKFSLYEDLKVWENLRLFGGIYGMSTRKIASETDRILHELGFESERDVLVKSLPLGWKQKLSFSVSIFHEPKVVFLDEPTGGVDPVTRRQFWELIYQAAERGITVFVTTHYMDEAEYCDRVSIMVDGKIKALDSPANLRHQFGAESMDEVFRRLAREATRKGD is encoded by the coding sequence ATGGAAAATAATATTGTTATACGCACCGACGAGCTCACCAAGATGTTTGGCGATTTCACGGCCGTCGACCACATCACGTTCGATGTGAAGCGGGGCGAGATATTCGGCTTTCTCGGGGCCAACGGCGCCGGTAAGACGACGGCCATGCGCATGTTGTGCGGCCTGAGCCGCCCCACGTCGGGCTCGGGCAGCGTGGCCGGCTTCGACATTGCCCGGCAATCCGAAGAGGTGAAGAAGAACATCGGATACATGAGCCAGAAATTCTCGCTCTATGAAGACCTCAAAGTGTGGGAAAATCTGCGCCTTTTTGGCGGTATTTACGGCATGAGTACCCGGAAAATCGCGTCCGAGACCGATCGCATCTTGCACGAATTGGGTTTCGAGAGCGAGCGCGATGTGCTGGTGAAGTCGTTGCCGTTGGGGTGGAAACAGAAACTCTCGTTTTCGGTATCGATTTTCCACGAGCCGAAAGTTGTTTTTCTCGACGAGCCTACCGGCGGAGTCGACCCGGTTACCCGGCGGCAGTTTTGGGAACTCATCTATCAGGCGGCCGAGCGGGGCATTACGGTATTTGTCACCACCCACTATATGGACGAGGCCGAGTATTGCGACCGGGTGTCGATTATGGTCGACGGAAAAATAAAGGCGCTCGACTCGCCGGCCAATCTGCGGCATCAGTTCGGCGCGGAATCGATGGACGAGGTGTTCCGCCGCCTCGCCAGGGAAGCAACACGGAAAGGAGATTGA
- a CDS encoding SRPBCC family protein codes for MTSFESPVKTIAANVETVFEMLSDLSNLERLRDRIPEDKISDFHCDRDNCKFSASPAGNIALRIVEREPHKTIKLETVESPIPFFIWIQLLPTPEDNTAMKITLRAELNPFIRGMISKPLQEGVNKIAEVITLIQFY; via the coding sequence ATGACCTCCTTTGAAAGCCCTGTAAAAACCATCGCGGCAAATGTCGAGACGGTATTTGAGATGTTGTCCGACCTTTCCAACCTCGAACGCCTGCGCGACAGAATCCCCGAAGACAAAATATCCGATTTCCATTGCGACCGCGACAACTGCAAATTCTCGGCCAGCCCGGCCGGGAACATTGCCCTGCGCATTGTCGAAAGGGAACCCCACAAAACCATCAAGCTCGAAACGGTGGAGTCGCCCATACCCTTCTTTATCTGGATACAGCTGCTCCCCACCCCCGAAGACAACACGGCCATGAAAATCACCCTCCGCGCCGAGTTGAATCCCTTCATTCGAGGTATGATTTCCAAGCCCCTGCAAGAGGGCGTCAACAAAATTGCCGAGGTCATCACACTCATTCAGTTCTATTAA
- a CDS encoding ABC transporter ATP-binding protein, with product MYSVSVQHLSKSYGRVQALNDVSFDVLPGEIYGIIGPDGAGKTSLFRILTTLLLPDAGTATVTGLDVVKDYRQIRNRIGYMPGRFSLYQDLSVEENLSFFATVFNTTIQENYHLVADIYRQIEPFKHRKAGNLSGGMKQKLALSCALIHKPTVLFLDEPTTGVDPVSRKEFWEMLMKLKKQGLTILVSTPYMDEASLCDRIALIQNGRFLQIDTPAHIVARYPKALFAVQSARMHQLLDDLRTYPGIDSAFSFGATCHASFDDRSAVEGLSAHLVSKGHTAVEIAEIKPSVEDCFMLLSKVAKDGK from the coding sequence ATGTATAGTGTTTCGGTGCAACATCTCAGTAAGTCCTATGGCCGGGTGCAGGCGTTGAACGATGTCTCTTTCGATGTCCTGCCCGGTGAAATCTACGGCATCATAGGCCCCGACGGAGCGGGGAAGACCTCGCTTTTCCGCATTCTCACCACGCTGCTTCTGCCCGATGCCGGGACGGCTACCGTTACCGGTCTCGACGTGGTGAAAGATTACCGGCAGATACGCAACCGCATCGGTTACATGCCGGGGCGTTTCTCGCTCTATCAAGACTTGTCGGTCGAAGAGAACCTCTCCTTTTTTGCCACCGTGTTCAACACGACCATCCAGGAGAACTACCATCTCGTTGCCGACATTTACCGGCAAATCGAACCGTTCAAGCATCGCAAGGCAGGAAACCTTTCGGGCGGCATGAAACAGAAACTGGCTCTGAGCTGTGCCCTCATACACAAGCCCACGGTGCTTTTTCTCGACGAGCCTACTACGGGAGTCGACCCTGTATCCCGCAAAGAGTTCTGGGAGATGCTCATGAAGCTCAAAAAACAGGGGCTGACCATTCTGGTGTCGACGCCTTACATGGACGAGGCATCGCTTTGCGACCGTATCGCCCTCATTCAAAACGGACGTTTTCTCCAAATCGACACCCCGGCCCATATCGTGGCGCGTTATCCCAAGGCGCTCTTTGCCGTGCAGTCGGCCCGCATGCACCAGTTGCTGGACGATTTGCGCACCTACCCCGGCATCGACTCGGCATTCTCTTTCGGGGCCACCTGTCATGCTTCCTTCGACGACCGTTCGGCCGTAGAAGGTCTCTCGGCCCATCTGGTATCGAAAGGACACACCGCGGTCGAAATTGCCGAGATAAAACCTTCGGTCGAAGATTGTTTCATGTTGTTGTCAAAAGTCGCGAAAGATGGAAAATAA
- a CDS encoding ABC transporter permease has product MKQFISFVRKEFYHIFRDKRTMLILLGLPVVQILLFGFALTNEVKDVQVAVYDPSKDVVTRQIVEKFRTSPYFVLDDELAEVDDINEVFKYGRISLVIVFNENFAENLLHTGEASVQLVTDGTEPNQASMITAYASNILALYQQSLAEQGSLPFRIMPEIKMLFNPQSESAYNFVPGVMGMILMLICAMMTSIAIVREKETGTMEVLLASPMKPVYIILAKSVPYFVLSILDLLMILLLSVYVLHVPVAGNLFLLMFISLVFIFLALSLGLLISTMVDTQMAAILASGMGLLMPTMILSGMVFPIESMPAVLQWISAAVPARWYIEAIKKIMIQGVGMEFVLRELGVLLLMTGFLLALSLKKFKTRLS; this is encoded by the coding sequence ATGAAACAGTTCATATCGTTTGTAAGGAAAGAATTCTATCACATCTTCCGCGACAAGCGCACGATGCTGATATTGCTCGGGTTGCCGGTCGTGCAGATTCTGCTGTTCGGTTTTGCCCTCACCAACGAGGTCAAAGATGTGCAGGTGGCCGTTTATGACCCGTCGAAAGATGTGGTGACTCGCCAGATTGTCGAGAAGTTTCGCACCAGTCCCTATTTTGTGCTCGACGACGAACTTGCCGAAGTCGATGACATCAATGAGGTCTTCAAGTATGGTCGCATCAGTCTGGTTATCGTGTTCAATGAAAATTTTGCCGAGAATCTCCTGCACACCGGCGAAGCCTCGGTGCAGCTTGTCACCGATGGTACCGAGCCCAACCAGGCGTCGATGATTACGGCCTATGCTTCGAACATATTGGCCCTTTATCAGCAGTCGCTTGCCGAGCAGGGCAGCCTCCCGTTCCGCATCATGCCCGAGATAAAGATGCTCTTCAACCCCCAGTCCGAGAGTGCCTACAACTTTGTACCCGGGGTGATGGGGATGATACTCATGCTCATTTGTGCCATGATGACCTCCATCGCCATCGTGCGCGAGAAGGAGACGGGCACCATGGAGGTGCTGCTGGCTTCTCCCATGAAGCCTGTCTACATAATCCTGGCCAAGTCGGTACCCTATTTCGTATTGTCGATTCTCGATTTGCTGATGATACTTTTGCTCTCGGTTTATGTGTTGCATGTGCCCGTGGCCGGAAACCTCTTCTTGCTCATGTTTATTTCGTTGGTGTTCATCTTTTTGGCTCTGTCTTTGGGTCTGCTCATCTCTACGATGGTCGACACGCAGATGGCTGCCATTCTTGCCTCGGGCATGGGGCTGCTGATGCCTACGATGATACTCTCGGGCATGGTGTTCCCCATCGAGAGCATGCCCGCTGTGTTGCAATGGATTTCGGCCGCCGTACCGGCGCGCTGGTATATCGAGGCCATAAAGAAAATCATGATACAGGGCGTCGGCATGGAGTTTGTGCTCCGTGAGTTGGGCGTGTTGCTGCTCATGACCGGATTCCTGTTGGCGTTGAGTCTCAAAAAGTTTAAAACCCGATTAAGTTAA
- a CDS encoding TolC family protein has protein sequence MDTKKILVVFVSFCLGLPCAGQITIEECYRKAQANYPLIKQYDLIEKSREYNLANASKGYVPQVSFSAKASYQSDVTRLPFDFSSLGISGVDIPTLSRDQYGATIDVTQTVWDGGTIRSRKEEIRTSAEVEKKNTDVALYQIRARVNQLFFGILLSDAQIRQNTLYQEELERNLRQVESYVANGVGNQADLDAVKISRLKAQQSRIQYETTRRAYVEMLARLIGEEIAPDAEFVKPMPSPSPAERINRPELLLYDSQIANLQAQDKSVVSGLMPKLGLFFTGGYGKPGLNMLEDEFAAYYVAGLKLSWNLGGFYTRRTSKRQLREGIRGVELQRETFLFNLDIDRAQKNNEITRYVEQLRYDDEIVALRTAVKEASAAKMANGTLSGTDFMRDVNAQQMAEQEKIFHEIELLLSIYDLKYITNN, from the coding sequence ATGGACACGAAAAAAATTCTTGTCGTCTTTGTCTCGTTCTGTTTGGGATTGCCGTGCGCGGGACAAATCACGATAGAAGAGTGCTATCGAAAGGCCCAGGCCAATTATCCCCTTATCAAGCAGTATGACCTTATAGAGAAAAGCCGTGAGTATAACCTCGCGAATGCCTCCAAGGGATATGTGCCGCAGGTTTCGTTTTCGGCCAAAGCCTCGTATCAATCCGACGTCACCCGGTTGCCGTTTGACTTTTCGAGTTTGGGTATTTCGGGGGTCGACATACCCACGTTGAGCCGCGACCAGTATGGGGCGACTATCGATGTGACCCAAACGGTGTGGGACGGTGGAACCATACGTTCGCGCAAAGAAGAGATACGCACGTCGGCCGAAGTTGAAAAGAAAAACACCGACGTGGCGCTGTATCAAATACGCGCACGGGTCAATCAGCTTTTCTTTGGCATATTGCTTTCCGATGCCCAGATACGCCAAAACACGTTGTACCAGGAGGAGCTCGAACGCAATCTCCGACAGGTGGAGTCGTATGTCGCCAATGGCGTCGGTAACCAGGCCGACCTCGATGCCGTGAAAATCAGCCGCCTCAAAGCGCAGCAGAGCCGCATACAGTATGAGACGACGCGGCGGGCCTATGTCGAGATGCTGGCCCGGCTCATCGGGGAGGAGATTGCCCCCGATGCCGAGTTTGTGAAACCGATGCCTTCGCCTTCGCCGGCCGAGCGGATAAACCGGCCCGAACTGTTGCTCTATGATTCACAGATAGCCAATCTGCAAGCACAAGACAAGTCGGTTGTCTCGGGCTTGATGCCGAAACTCGGTCTCTTTTTTACCGGCGGGTACGGCAAGCCCGGACTGAATATGCTCGAAGATGAGTTTGCCGCCTATTATGTGGCCGGCCTCAAACTCTCGTGGAACCTGGGAGGTTTCTATACCCGGCGCACCAGTAAGCGGCAGTTGCGAGAGGGTATTCGCGGCGTGGAGTTGCAGCGCGAGACCTTCCTCTTCAATCTCGACATCGACCGGGCACAGAAAAACAACGAAATCACCCGTTATGTCGAGCAGTTGCGTTACGACGATGAGATAGTCGCGTTGCGCACGGCCGTAAAAGAGGCTTCGGCGGCCAAGATGGCCAACGGCACGCTCTCGGGCACCGACTTTATGCGCGACGTCAATGCCCAGCAAATGGCCGAACAGGAGAAGATTTTTCACGAAATCGAGTTGCTCCTCTCTATTTATGACCTGAAATATATTACCAACAACTAA
- the argH gene encoding argininosuccinate lyase, protein MAQKLWEKNVQVDAGIDRFTVGRDREMDLYLAPYDILGSIAHIIMLESIGLLTRDELDTLTAELRRIYAVAEAGEFAIEEGIEDVHSQVELMLTRKLGDIGKKIHSGRSRNDQVLVDLKLFIRSELQQIVELTDHLFTTLIAQSEKYKEVLMPGYTHLQVAMPSSFGLWFGAYAESLVDDLTVLLAAYKVSNRNPLGSAAGYGSSFPLNRSLTTQLLGFDSMNYNVVYAQMGRGKTERIVASALASIAATLAKLAFDACLFNSQNFGFIKLPDAYTTGSSIMPHKKNPDVFELTRAKCNKIQALPYQITLIANNLPSGYFRDLQIIKEVFLPSFDELKDCLRMVEQMMSRITVNDHILDDKRYDPIFSVEEVNRLTLEGTPFRDAYKQVGLRIEAGDFTPDKNLHHTHEGSIGNLCNEQITALEKQVVQDFDFGKTRTAFDALLGRR, encoded by the coding sequence ATGGCACAGAAACTTTGGGAAAAAAACGTGCAAGTCGATGCCGGCATCGACCGCTTCACCGTGGGAAGAGACCGTGAAATGGATCTCTACCTCGCCCCCTACGACATACTCGGCTCCATCGCCCACATCATCATGCTCGAAAGCATAGGGCTCCTCACCCGCGACGAGCTCGACACCCTCACCGCCGAGCTGCGCCGCATCTATGCCGTTGCCGAAGCCGGAGAGTTTGCCATCGAAGAGGGCATTGAAGACGTTCATTCGCAAGTCGAGCTCATGCTCACCCGCAAATTGGGCGACATCGGCAAGAAGATACACAGCGGACGCAGCCGCAACGACCAGGTGCTGGTCGACCTGAAACTTTTTATCCGGTCGGAACTGCAACAAATCGTGGAGCTCACCGACCACCTCTTCACGACCCTCATCGCCCAAAGCGAGAAATACAAAGAGGTGCTCATGCCGGGCTACACCCACCTGCAAGTAGCCATGCCCTCCTCGTTCGGGCTGTGGTTCGGCGCCTATGCCGAGAGCCTCGTCGACGACCTTACCGTGTTGCTGGCCGCTTATAAGGTGAGCAACCGCAACCCGCTGGGCTCGGCAGCCGGCTACGGCTCGTCGTTCCCCCTCAACCGCAGCCTCACCACACAGCTGCTGGGCTTCGACTCGATGAACTACAACGTCGTCTACGCCCAAATGGGTCGCGGGAAAACCGAACGCATCGTGGCCTCGGCCCTCGCCTCCATCGCCGCCACCCTCGCCAAACTGGCTTTCGACGCCTGCCTGTTCAACTCGCAAAACTTCGGCTTCATCAAGCTGCCCGACGCCTACACCACCGGGTCGAGCATCATGCCCCACAAGAAAAACCCCGACGTATTCGAGCTCACCCGCGCCAAATGCAACAAGATACAGGCACTGCCCTACCAAATCACCCTCATTGCCAACAACCTGCCGTCGGGATACTTCCGCGACCTGCAAATCATCAAGGAGGTGTTCCTCCCCTCGTTCGACGAGCTGAAAGACTGCCTGCGCATGGTCGAGCAGATGATGAGCCGCATCACCGTCAACGACCACATTCTCGACGACAAGCGCTATGACCCCATTTTCAGCGTCGAAGAGGTAAACCGTCTCACACTCGAAGGCACCCCCTTCCGCGACGCCTACAAGCAGGTGGGCCTGCGCATCGAGGCCGGAGACTTCACCCCCGACAAGAACCTGCACCACACCCACGAAGGCAGCATCGGCAACTTGTGCAACGAGCAGATTACCGCCCTCGAAAAACAGGTCGTGCAGGACTTCGACTTCGGGAAGACCCGAACCGCATTCGACGCCCTGCTGGGTCGCCGGTAA
- a CDS encoding ABC transporter permease, with amino-acid sequence MLKFLIEKEFKQIARNSFIPRFILMMPLMVMLVFPWAADQEIKNVKLSVIDNDHTTTSARLVEKVVSSGYFRLSDVSASDKEAMHSIESGEADLILEIPVDFEKSMVKGETGAVSIRANAVNGTKGMLGASYMSSILNDYASDLRVEYVGEMAAFGAIPAFDVEPRYRFNPHLDYKVFMVPALMVMLLTMLAGFLPSLNIVGEKEAGTIEQINVTPVKKSYFVLAKLIPYWVIGFLVLALCMILAALVYGIYPEGSLFTIFLFASVYVLVVSGFGLVISNYSDTIQQSMFVMFFFIMIFILMSGLFTPVSSMPGWAQAITVLNPLKYFMQVMRLVYLKGSAFMELIPQFMALCSFALVLSLWAVFSYKKNA; translated from the coding sequence ATGTTGAAGTTCCTCATCGAAAAGGAGTTCAAGCAAATCGCTCGCAACTCCTTCATACCGCGATTCATACTCATGATGCCGCTGATGGTGATGCTTGTCTTTCCCTGGGCGGCCGACCAGGAGATAAAGAATGTGAAATTGAGCGTTATCGATAATGACCACACGACAACGTCGGCGCGGCTGGTCGAGAAGGTGGTTTCGTCGGGCTACTTCCGTCTCTCCGACGTTTCTGCTTCGGACAAGGAGGCGATGCACAGCATCGAGTCGGGAGAGGCCGATCTCATTCTCGAAATTCCGGTCGACTTCGAGAAGTCGATGGTCAAGGGCGAAACCGGTGCCGTTTCGATTCGGGCCAATGCCGTCAATGGCACCAAGGGAATGTTGGGTGCCTCATACATGTCGTCGATACTGAACGACTATGCCTCCGACCTGCGGGTCGAATATGTCGGCGAGATGGCGGCATTCGGGGCCATACCCGCTTTTGACGTAGAGCCCCGATACCGCTTCAATCCACACCTCGACTACAAAGTGTTTATGGTTCCGGCCCTCATGGTCATGTTGCTTACGATGTTGGCCGGCTTCCTGCCTTCGCTCAATATCGTGGGAGAGAAGGAGGCCGGCACCATTGAGCAGATCAATGTTACACCGGTGAAGAAATCTTATTTTGTCCTGGCCAAGCTCATACCTTACTGGGTTATCGGCTTTTTGGTATTGGCCCTTTGCATGATTTTGGCGGCACTCGTCTACGGTATCTATCCCGAGGGAAGCCTCTTCACGATATTTCTCTTTGCAAGTGTCTATGTATTGGTGGTCTCGGGTTTCGGGCTGGTCATCTCCAACTATTCCGATACCATACAGCAGTCGATGTTTGTGATGTTTTTCTTCATCATGATTTTTATTCTGATGAGCGGACTCTTTACACCCGTGTCGAGTATGCCCGGTTGGGCACAGGCCATAACGGTGCTTAACCCTCTGAAATATTTCATGCAGGTGATGCGGCTGGTTTACCTCAAAGGCAGTGCGTTTATGGAGCTTATTCCGCAATTCATGGCCTTGTGCAGTTTCGCTTTGGTGTTGAGCCTTTGGGCGGTTTTCAGTTATAAGAAGAATGCCTGA
- a CDS encoding HlyD family efflux transporter periplasmic adaptor subunit, whose protein sequence is MNTTGIKKIALPAALSLLLFSSCRNNDGEYDASGVFEATEVVVSAQGAGEIVELNIEEGQEVTAGFLLGHIDTVQLHLRKEQLQANRLAVASRRYDIPRQVASLQQQIETQKREQLRFENLVKSNAANQKQLDDINAQIALLEKQLSAQIESLENNNRSVAGELLGLSAQIAQIEDQIAKNRISSPITGTILTKYAEPGELATQGRSLFKVADIEHLFLRAYVTAGQLTVMKIGQPVRVFADEGESGRREYAGTVTWISDKAEFTPKTIQTRDERANLVYAVKIAVKNDGYIKRGMYGEIKIAKK, encoded by the coding sequence ATGAATACAACAGGAATCAAGAAAATCGCCCTCCCGGCAGCCCTGTCACTATTGCTTTTCTCTTCTTGCCGCAACAACGATGGCGAATACGACGCATCGGGGGTCTTCGAGGCGACCGAGGTGGTTGTTTCGGCGCAGGGAGCCGGTGAAATCGTCGAGCTCAACATCGAAGAGGGGCAGGAGGTGACGGCCGGATTTCTCCTGGGGCACATCGATACGGTGCAACTCCATCTCAGAAAAGAACAGTTGCAGGCCAATCGTCTCGCGGTCGCGAGCCGCCGTTATGATATTCCCCGCCAGGTGGCTTCGCTGCAACAGCAGATAGAGACGCAGAAGCGCGAGCAACTTCGCTTCGAAAATCTCGTGAAGTCGAACGCTGCCAACCAAAAGCAGCTCGACGACATCAATGCCCAAATTGCCTTGCTCGAAAAGCAGCTCTCGGCACAAATCGAGTCGCTCGAAAACAATAACCGCAGCGTGGCCGGAGAGTTGCTCGGACTCTCGGCGCAGATTGCGCAAATCGAAGACCAGATTGCCAAAAACCGCATTTCGAGCCCCATCACCGGGACGATTCTCACCAAGTATGCCGAGCCCGGCGAGTTGGCCACGCAGGGGCGTTCGCTCTTCAAGGTGGCCGACATCGAGCATCTTTTTTTGCGGGCCTATGTGACGGCCGGCCAGTTGACGGTGATGAAGATAGGTCAGCCTGTGCGGGTTTTTGCCGATGAAGGGGAATCGGGCCGCCGCGAGTATGCCGGTACCGTGACCTGGATTTCGGACAAGGCCGAGTTTACCCCCAAGACCATTCAGACGCGTGACGAACGTGCCAACCTGGTATATGCCGTGAAAATCGCCGTGAAAAACGACGGCTATATCAAACGCGGCATGTATGGAGAGATAAAAATAGCAAAGAAGTAG